A genome region from Panthera leo isolate Ple1 chromosome A2, P.leo_Ple1_pat1.1, whole genome shotgun sequence includes the following:
- the QARS1 gene encoding glutamine--tRNA ligase, which produces MAALDSLSLFTGLGLSEHKARETLKNTALSAQLREAATQAQQTLGSTIDKATGTLLYGLASRLRDPRRLSFLVSYVANKKIHTELQLSAALEYVRSHPLDPINTQDFEQECGVGVMVTPEQIEEAVEAAINRHRPQLLEERYRFNMGLLMGEARAVLKWADGKMIKHEVDMQVLHLLGPKTENDLEKKPKVSKARPEEKDRRTAKDVVENGEAAGQTLSLMEQLRGEALKFHKPGENYKTPGYVTTPHTMDLLKQHLEITGGQVRTRFPPEPNGILHIGHAKAINFNFGYAKANSGICFLRFDDTNPEKEEAKFFTAICDMVAWLGYTPYKVTYASDYFDQLYAWAVELIHRGQAYVCHQRGEELKGHNSLPSPWRDRPIEESLLLFEAMRKGKFAEGEATLRMKLVMEDGKMDPVAYRVKYTPHHRTGDTWCIYPTYDYTHCLCDSIEHITHSLCTKEFQARRSSYFWLCNALDVYCPVQWEYGRLNLHYAIVSKRKILQLVAAGAVRDWDDPRLFTLTALRRRGFPPEAINNFCARVGVTVAQTTMEPHLLEACVRDVLNDTAPRAMAVLEPLQVIITNFPAAKSLDIQVPNFPADETKGFHQVPFGPIVFIERTDFKEEPEPGYKRLAWGQPVGLRHTGYVIELQHVVKGPSGCVESLEVTCRRADAGEKPKAFIHWVSQPLTCEIRLYEQLFQHKNPEDPAEVPGGFLSDLNPASLQVVEAALVDYSVALAKPFDKFQFERLGYFSVDPDSCQGQLVFNRTVTLKEDPGKV; this is translated from the exons ATGGCGGCCCTGGACTCCCTGTCGCTCTTCACCGGCCTTGGCCTGAGCGAGCACAAGGCCCGGGAGACGCTCAAGAACACGGCTCTGAGCGCGCAGCTGCGCGAGGCGGCGACCCAG GCGCAGCAGACTCTGGGCTCCACCATCGACAAAGCCACCGGGACCCTGCTCTATGGCTTGGCATCCCGACTCAGGGATCCCCGGcgtctttcttttcttgtgagcTATGTAGCCAATAAGAAGATCCACACCGAGCTCCAGCTGAGCG CTGCCCTTGAGTATGTGCGAAGTCATCCCCTGGACCCCATCAACACCCAGGACTTTGAGCAGGAATGCGGTGTGGGTGTCATGGTGACCCCAGAGCAGATTGAGGAGGCT GTGGAGGCCGCCATAAATCGCCACCGGCCCCAACTCTTGGAGGAACGTTATCGTTTCAACATGGGACTGCTGATGG GAGAGGCTCGGGCTGTGCTCAAGTGGGCAGATGGCAAAATGATCAAGCACGAAGTAGACATGCAG GTCCTTCACCTTCTGGGGCCCAAGACGGAGAATGATCTAGAGAagaagcccaag GTGTCAAAAGCTCGGCCAGAAGAAAAAGACCGGAGGACAGCAAAGGATGTGGTAGAGAATG GTGAGGCTGCTGGTCAGACCCTGTCTCTGATGGAGCAGCTCCGAGGGGAGGCACTTAAGTTCCACAAGCCTG GTGAGAACTACAAAACCCCAGGCTATGTGACCACTCCACATACCATGGATCTACTGAAGCAGCACCTGGAGATCACTGGAGGACAG GTACGTACCCGGTTCCCACCAGAACCTAATGGAATCCTGCACATAGGACATGCCAAAGCCATCAATTTCAACTTTGGCTATGCCAAG GCCAACAGTGGGATCTGTTTTCTGCGCTTTGATGACACCAATCCTGAGAAGGAGGAAGCAAAGTTCTTCACTGCCATCTGCGACATGGTGGCCTGGCTGG GTTATACACCTTACAAGGTGACATATGCCTCTGACTATTTTGACCAGCTGTATGCCTGGGCTGTGGAGCTCATCCATAG GGGCCAGGCGTATGTGTGCCACCAGAGAGGAGAGGAGCTCAAAGGCCACAACTCCCTGCCCTCACCCTGGAGGGACCGTCCTATAGAGGAGTCACTGCTGCTCTTTGAG GCAATGCGCAAGGGCAAGTTTGCAGAGGGTGAGGCCACACTGCGGATGAAGCTGGTGATGGAGGATGGCAAGATGGACCCGGTGGCCTATCGAGTCAAGTACACACCACACCATCGCACGGGGGATACCTG GTGCATCTATCCCACCTATGACTACACACACTGCCTCTGTGACTCCATCGAGCACATCACCCACTCACTCTGCACCAAGGAATTCCAGGCCCG acGCTCTTCCTACTTCTGGCTGTGCAATGCATTGGATGTGTATTGCCCTGTTCAGTGGGAGTATGGCCGTCTCAACCTTCACTATGCTATTGTGTCTAAGAGGAAGATTCTCCAGCTTGTGGCAGCTGGTGCTGTGCG GGATTGGGACGACCCACGGCTCTTCACGCTCACAGCTTTACGTCGGCGGGGCTTCCCGCCTGAGGCCATCAACAACTTTTGTGCTCGG GTGGGGGTGACAGTGGCACAGACCACAATGGAACCCCATCTGCTAGAAGCCTGCGTGCGTGATGTGTTGAATGACACAGCCCCACGGGCCATGGCTGTGCTGGAACCATTACAGGTCATCATTACCAACTTTCCTGCTGCCAAG TCCTTAGACATCCAGGTGCCCAACTTCCCGGCTGATGAGACCAAGGGCTTCCATCAGGTTCCCTTTGGACCCATAGTCTTCATTGAAAGGACTGACTTCAAGGAA GAGCCAGAACCAGGCTATAAGCGCCTGGCGTGGGGCCAACCTGTGGGCCTGAGGCATACAGGCTACGTCATCGAGCTGCAGCATGTTGTCAAG GGTCCCAGTGGCTGTGTCGAGAGCCTGGAGGTAACCTGTAGACGGGCAGATGCTGGAGAAAAGCCCAAGGCCTTTATTCACTGGGTGTCACAGCCTCTGACATGTGAAATTCGCCTCTATGAGCAACT ATTTCAGCACAAGAACCCTGAAGATCCTGCTGAAGTGCCTGGTGGATTCTTAAGTGACCTGAACCCG GCATCGCTACAAGTGGTGGAGGCAGCGTTAGTGGACTACTCTGTGGCCCTGGCAAAGCCCTTTGACAAGTTCCAGTTTGAGCGGCTTGGCTACTTCTCCGTGGATCCAGACAGCTGCCAGGGACAG CTTGTCTTCAACCGGACTGTCACACTGAAGGAGGACCCAGGAAAGGTGTGA